In Psychrobacter ciconiae, the following are encoded in one genomic region:
- the rpsG gene encoding 30S ribosomal protein S7 — translation MPRRRVVAAREILPDPKFGSKTIAKFINHVMIDGKKSTAERIVYGALDTVSQKRNIEDPVAFFEEVLENVRPMVEVKARRVGGATYQVPMEVRPSRRTALAMRWLAEAASKRSEKSMALRLAGELGDASEGKGNAMKKRDEVHRMADANKAFSHYRF, via the coding sequence ATGCCAAGACGTCGCGTTGTCGCTGCCCGTGAGATCCTTCCTGATCCTAAGTTTGGTAGCAAAACTATCGCTAAATTCATCAACCACGTAATGATTGATGGCAAAAAATCAACCGCTGAGCGCATTGTTTATGGTGCTCTTGACACCGTAAGCCAAAAACGCAACATCGAAGATCCTGTTGCTTTTTTTGAAGAAGTGCTTGAGAACGTTCGCCCAATGGTTGAAGTAAAAGCCCGCCGCGTTGGTGGTGCCACCTATCAAGTGCCAATGGAAGTACGCCCCTCCCGTCGTACCGCCTTGGCAATGCGTTGGCTTGCTGAAGCAGCCTCAAAGCGCTCTGAAAAATCAATGGCACTTCGCTTAGCCGGAGAGCTTGGAGATGCATCAGAAGGTAAAGGTAACGCCATGAAAAAACGTGACGAAGTTCACCGTATGGCGGATGCGAACAAAGCGTTCTCACATTACCGTTTCTAA
- the rpsL gene encoding 30S ribosomal protein S12, which yields MATTNQLIRKGRKTIKEKSKVPALQACPQRRGVCTRVYTTTPKKPNSAMRKVCRVRLTSGYEVSSYIGGEGHNLQEHSVVLIRGGRVKDLPGVRYHTVRGALDCAGVKDRKQGRSKYGAKKPKA from the coding sequence ATGGCAACAACTAACCAATTGATTCGCAAGGGTCGCAAAACCATCAAGGAAAAATCAAAAGTTCCTGCGTTACAAGCGTGCCCACAGCGCCGCGGTGTTTGCACCCGCGTTTACACCACTACCCCTAAAAAGCCAAACTCAGCAATGCGTAAGGTTTGCCGTGTTCGCTTGACTTCAGGCTATGAAGTTTCAAGCTACATTGGCGGTGAAGGTCATAACCTACAAGAGCACAGCGTTGTGCTTATCCGTGGTGGTCGTGTTAAAGACTTACCAGGTGTTCGTTACCACACTGTTCGTGGCGCTCTTGACTGTGCGGGCGTTAAAGACCGTAAACAAGGTCGTTCAAAATACGGCGCGAAAAAGCCTAAAGCTTAA
- a CDS encoding EcsC family protein, with product MAKQSTLSQGISLVGHFTRNNLERVGALIDTVNAKTEKPKQFKAVDLEDKDIQQDLFREQTLKTTEQILGPRFAAYGKFAKKIVPSKLSQSAIDGAFGQVAKLASSWSQLDLPNEHRFADISKLTEEERHALATDIANQNRALATLGGISGLAGLPGMLADTLWLLLVSLRTIYQLAAVYDKPLTGKQGIKMAYELLGAADLSKMQEKQALLAGIGVGKGLLDNAQSQGLHNELKNLGLKNQSVNYYAEQIDNIASQVGIDLDSINLTWIRKFLPVTAVIVGMRYNSHLIEEVIGTAKATFGPEPKLAQALITDDSKSEASISDLKNSADKDENKKDQTDSAKAASSDTDTNTDTDKNTEKDSKADQDKEDKSASSSAKADDKKDSNAKADKPDEKKDATDATKAAKQDNEKVDTKDKTDTKNQSSAVK from the coding sequence ATGGCAAAGCAAAGTACGCTCTCTCAGGGTATCAGCTTAGTAGGACACTTTACGCGCAACAATCTTGAACGCGTTGGCGCGTTAATTGATACCGTCAACGCCAAAACAGAAAAACCAAAGCAGTTTAAAGCCGTTGATTTGGAAGATAAAGACATTCAGCAAGACTTGTTCCGTGAGCAGACACTCAAAACCACCGAGCAGATTTTAGGACCGCGTTTTGCAGCTTACGGTAAATTTGCCAAAAAAATTGTTCCGAGCAAGTTGTCGCAGTCAGCGATCGATGGGGCATTTGGGCAAGTGGCTAAATTAGCCTCTAGCTGGAGTCAATTGGACTTACCCAACGAGCACCGATTTGCTGACATCTCAAAGCTGACTGAAGAAGAGCGCCACGCGCTTGCCACCGATATTGCCAATCAAAATCGAGCTTTAGCCACACTTGGCGGTATATCGGGACTGGCAGGGCTTCCGGGGATGCTTGCCGATACCTTATGGCTTTTGTTGGTGTCTTTGCGAACCATTTATCAGCTCGCTGCGGTTTATGATAAGCCACTAACCGGAAAGCAAGGCATAAAAATGGCGTATGAGCTCTTGGGAGCGGCAGATTTGAGCAAAATGCAAGAAAAACAAGCGCTTCTTGCAGGAATTGGCGTTGGCAAAGGGCTTCTTGATAATGCTCAAAGCCAAGGACTTCATAATGAACTTAAAAATCTGGGACTTAAAAACCAAAGCGTAAATTACTACGCTGAACAAATCGACAACATCGCAAGCCAAGTTGGTATCGATTTAGACAGCATCAACCTAACTTGGATTCGCAAATTCCTTCCGGTGACCGCCGTTATCGTCGGTATGCGCTACAATAGCCACTTGATTGAAGAGGTGATCGGTACCGCAAAAGCCACTTTTGGTCCTGAGCCGAAGCTTGCTCAAGCCTTAATCACCGACGACAGCAAAAGTGAAGCGTCCATTAGCGACTTAAAAAATAGCGCTGATAAAGACGAAAATAAAAAAGATCAGACGGATAGCGCCAAAGCGGCAAGCTCCGACACTGATACCAATACTGATACTGATAAAAACACTGAAAAAGACAGTAAGGCTGACCAAGATAAAGAAGATAAGTCGGCAAGTAGTTCGGCTAAAGCGGACGATAAAAAAGACAGCAATGCCAAAGCCGATAAGCCTGATGAAAAAAAAGACGCTACTGACGCTACTAAGGCTGCTAAGCAAGACAATGAGAAGGTCGATACTAAGGATAAGACCGACACTAAAAACCAAAGCAGCGCGGTAAAATAA
- a CDS encoding beta-ketoacyl-ACP synthase II, with protein sequence MRRVVITGAGIVSCIGQDLESVLQALLSGQSGIVFNESYAEHGFKSQVSGSIDKSALDTSQIDRKLKRFFSDASLYAYVSALAAIEQSGLSLETINHNPRVALVAGSGGASTFDVTNAVDAMKAKGLRGVGAMAVPKTMSSSVSAALATGLKIQGISYSISSACATSTHCIGHAAELIQLGKADVVLAGGSEAEDWTQSCMFDAMGAMSTQYNDTPAKASRPYDKDRDGFVIAGGGAMVVIESLEHAQARGANILAEIVGYGASSDGAEMVAPSGEGAVRCMQQALAQAGLDTVDYINTHGTSTPLGDITELGAIAKVFGNDAKNVPPISSTKSMTGHSLGAVGAQELIYCLLMMQNDFIAPNINLENLDDDAKDFDIVAEKRDVKLNSIMSNSFGFGGTNATLVIKKFAE encoded by the coding sequence ATGCGCCGAGTCGTCATTACAGGAGCAGGGATTGTCTCTTGCATCGGTCAGGATTTAGAATCGGTTTTGCAAGCGCTGCTATCGGGACAATCAGGAATTGTATTTAATGAAAGCTATGCCGAGCATGGTTTTAAGTCGCAAGTGAGTGGTAGTATTGATAAATCAGCGCTTGATACCTCACAGATTGACCGCAAGCTTAAGCGCTTTTTTAGTGATGCCAGTCTTTATGCTTATGTGAGCGCTTTGGCAGCAATTGAGCAATCAGGGCTGAGCCTTGAGACCATCAATCACAATCCGCGTGTGGCACTGGTGGCAGGATCTGGCGGCGCATCAACTTTTGATGTGACCAATGCGGTCGATGCCATGAAAGCTAAAGGGCTTCGCGGCGTGGGCGCGATGGCAGTTCCTAAAACCATGAGCAGCTCAGTGTCAGCAGCCCTTGCGACAGGACTTAAAATCCAAGGAATTTCGTATTCGATTTCGTCCGCTTGCGCCACTTCAACGCATTGTATCGGTCACGCCGCAGAGCTGATTCAACTTGGTAAAGCCGATGTGGTATTGGCAGGCGGCAGTGAGGCGGAAGACTGGACGCAGTCTTGTATGTTTGATGCGATGGGCGCGATGAGCACTCAATATAACGACACGCCAGCCAAAGCGTCACGACCTTACGATAAAGACCGCGACGGCTTTGTGATTGCAGGCGGCGGCGCGATGGTGGTTATTGAAAGTTTGGAGCACGCCCAAGCTCGCGGCGCCAACATTTTAGCTGAAATCGTCGGTTACGGCGCAAGCTCCGATGGCGCTGAGATGGTTGCCCCAAGCGGTGAAGGCGCGGTTCGCTGTATGCAGCAAGCTTTAGCTCAAGCGGGTCTTGATACGGTTGATTATATCAACACCCACGGTACAAGCACGCCGCTTGGTGATATCACCGAGCTTGGCGCGATTGCGAAGGTTTTCGGTAACGATGCCAAAAACGTACCACCAATCAGCTCAACCAAATCAATGACCGGTCATAGCTTAGGTGCAGTTGGCGCGCAAGAGCTGATTTACTGCTTGCTCATGATGCAAAATGACTTTATCGCGCCCAATATCAATCTTGAAAACCTTGACGATGACGCAAAAGACTTTGATATCGTCGCCGAAAAACGCGATGTTAAACTTAATAGCATTATGAGTAACAGCTTTGGCTTTGGCGGCACCAACGCCACGTTAGTGATTAAAAAGTTTGCTGAATAA
- a CDS encoding anthranilate synthase component I family protein, with protein sequence MMNDVLAPTSAAPSAADFTSPLCWSFAGLSAAMLVTELQKFLSHQDDRLPWQLIWLNNNDAPVIGILPKVSWSLSVLAQKNDHGKARYQLNTTYRDEAPTAQTSQITYEAWQQLLIDYAHRFEPPNHDLKSADNPSYHHGLMGFIGYDIAANELSPNAAIGQEKHQPCAMLGHYDIYLTPCQKNGKNLWQLTVHQPKSEWLINPRIRKLITYLTAFDNQITSKAAVPLQPPLTLNAIWQMTDYQQAFESTQNYLLNGDCYQINLTQAWQSEPLTASAALIDYLPALIAKTKAPFAGYLALPSFQNCALENQHHNLGFELLSCSPELFFTFNRDNHNLTITTKPIKGTQPRGYDDLEDEQLKAKLQDSEKDRSENVMIVDLLRNDLGKYAQIGSVKVPKLFAVESFSNVHHLVSTITATLKPEIHPLAVLFGSLPAGSITGTPKKRAVEIISSLESDARGAYCGTMGFMNFDGSGQWNVLIRTLQASINNDGQKQISVWAGGGITVASNCDDEYQECLDKVGNVLAVLSQSN encoded by the coding sequence ATGATGAATGACGTCTTAGCACCAACCTCAGCTGCCCCATCGGCGGCTGATTTTACTTCCCCGCTTTGCTGGTCGTTTGCTGGTTTATCAGCGGCAATGCTGGTCACAGAGTTACAAAAGTTTTTGAGTCATCAAGATGACCGCTTACCTTGGCAACTTATTTGGCTCAATAACAATGACGCGCCAGTTATTGGAATTTTGCCAAAAGTGAGCTGGTCGCTGTCTGTTTTGGCGCAAAAAAATGACCACGGCAAAGCACGTTATCAGCTCAATACCACCTATCGGGATGAAGCGCCAACCGCTCAAACCTCGCAAATTACTTATGAGGCTTGGCAGCAATTATTGATTGATTACGCCCATCGTTTTGAGCCGCCTAATCATGACCTTAAATCAGCTGATAACCCAAGCTATCATCATGGCTTGATGGGATTTATCGGTTATGATATCGCCGCAAATGAGCTCAGCCCAAATGCTGCTATTGGTCAGGAAAAACATCAACCTTGCGCCATGCTTGGTCATTACGACATTTATCTTACGCCGTGTCAGAAAAACGGTAAAAATCTTTGGCAATTAACGGTTCATCAGCCCAAATCGGAATGGCTAATCAATCCGCGTATTAGAAAACTGATTACCTACTTAACCGCTTTTGATAATCAAATCACATCAAAAGCAGCCGTTCCTCTACAACCGCCGCTTACTTTAAACGCTATTTGGCAAATGACTGACTATCAACAGGCGTTTGAGAGCACACAAAACTACTTATTAAATGGCGACTGCTATCAAATCAATCTTACTCAAGCTTGGCAAAGTGAGCCGCTTACTGCATCGGCGGCGTTAATCGATTATTTGCCAGCGCTTATTGCAAAAACCAAAGCGCCCTTTGCCGGATATTTAGCCCTGCCCTCTTTCCAAAATTGCGCTTTAGAAAATCAGCATCATAATTTGGGGTTTGAATTATTAAGCTGCTCTCCTGAGTTATTTTTTACTTTTAATCGAGACAATCATAACTTAACCATTACTACCAAGCCCATTAAAGGTACGCAGCCGCGCGGTTACGATGATTTAGAAGATGAGCAACTAAAAGCAAAGCTTCAAGACAGTGAAAAAGACCGCAGCGAAAACGTGATGATCGTTGATTTACTGCGAAATGACTTGGGAAAATACGCGCAAATCGGCAGCGTAAAAGTTCCCAAACTCTTTGCTGTGGAAAGCTTTAGCAATGTTCATCATTTGGTCAGCACCATCACTGCCACCTTAAAGCCTGAAATTCATCCGTTAGCGGTACTTTTTGGCAGTCTTCCGGCAGGGTCAATCACCGGAACGCCCAAAAAACGCGCCGTTGAAATCATCTCAAGCCTTGAAAGTGATGCTCGCGGTGCCTATTGCGGAACGATGGGATTTATGAACTTCGATGGCAGCGGTCAATGGAATGTGTTGATTCGGACATTACAAGCAAGTATTAATAACGACGGTCAAAAACAAATCAGCGTTTGGGCAGGCGGCGGCATTACAGTGGCGTCAAATTGTGACGATGAATACCAAGAATGCTTGGATAAAGTGGGCAACGTCTTAGCGGTACTTAGTCAATCAAATTAG
- the hisC gene encoding histidinol-phosphate transaminase: MNHCDIDTRLWSKKAQTLSPYVPGEQPKHDNLCKLNTNENPFPPSPKVGEAIGAVLNHQAEALKLYPAPESDDLRQALADFYGLTSNQVFVGNGSDEVLALVFASFFLKDLPLLAPDISYSFYPVYAQTFGVELQPIALSDDFSVNPDDYQQPCAGIIIANPNAPTGMLMPLSAIKALANQHPNSVVVIDEAYIDFAQAGDNAVSAVSLINDFDNILITQTFSKSRSLAGLRVGMAFGNPSLIEALTRMKNSFNSYPLDKLAQAGATASVLDRDYFKDTCQKVIELREALTSKLAQLGFEVLPSQANFVFAKPEMPAVEVASRLREQGIIVRHFNQPRIDEYLRITVGTAEQNQRLIDALKALA, from the coding sequence ATGAATCATTGTGACATCGATACCAGACTTTGGTCAAAAAAAGCGCAAACACTGTCGCCTTATGTCCCCGGTGAGCAGCCAAAACATGACAACCTTTGCAAACTGAACACCAATGAAAACCCATTTCCACCTTCACCAAAAGTTGGTGAGGCGATTGGCGCGGTGCTCAATCACCAAGCCGAAGCGCTAAAATTATATCCTGCTCCCGAGTCGGATGACCTTCGCCAAGCTTTGGCAGATTTTTATGGTTTAACTAGCAATCAAGTCTTTGTCGGCAATGGCTCGGATGAAGTGTTGGCATTGGTTTTCGCCAGTTTTTTCTTAAAAGACTTGCCACTGCTTGCCCCTGATATCAGCTACAGCTTTTATCCGGTTTACGCGCAAACCTTTGGCGTTGAGTTGCAACCAATCGCCCTAAGCGACGACTTTAGTGTCAATCCTGATGACTATCAGCAGCCTTGTGCGGGCATCATTATTGCCAATCCCAACGCGCCAACGGGGATGCTGATGCCCCTATCTGCCATTAAAGCGCTTGCCAATCAGCATCCAAATAGCGTGGTTGTCATTGATGAGGCGTATATCGATTTTGCTCAAGCGGGCGACAATGCCGTGTCAGCGGTCAGTTTAATTAACGATTTTGATAATATTTTGATCACGCAAACGTTTTCAAAATCTCGCTCACTTGCAGGGCTTCGCGTCGGTATGGCGTTTGGTAATCCATCTTTAATTGAAGCGTTAACGCGAATGAAAAACAGCTTTAACAGCTATCCGCTGGACAAACTAGCCCAAGCTGGGGCAACGGCAAGTGTTCTTGACCGCGATTATTTTAAGGATACTTGTCAAAAAGTCATTGAGCTTCGAGAAGCGTTAACAAGCAAGTTAGCTCAACTCGGTTTTGAGGTTTTGCCATCGCAAGCCAACTTTGTTTTTGCCAAGCCTGAAATGCCAGCAGTCGAGGTGGCGTCAAGGCTTCGTGAGCAAGGCATCATCGTTCGCCATTTTAATCAGCCGAGAATTGACGAATATTTGCGAATTACGGTAGGAACTGCTGAGCAAAATCAGCGGTTAATTGATGCCCTAAAAGCGTTGGCTTAA
- the hisD gene encoding histidinol dehydrogenase, with protein MRKLNSQDADFEQQLSQLLAFETVNDAELLSVVDDIIAQVRHHGDDKVLELTQKFDEHPAKTISELDIAKDKLKAAFEGLDGEVKAALTTATDRVKQFHEKQAQSSWQYEDDLGNMLGQKVTPLDRVGIYVPGGLASYPSSVLMNAIPAKVAGVKEIIMVVPAPKGVLNPLVLAAAHLSGVDRVITIGGAQAVAALAYGTQTIPQVDKITGPGNKFVAAAKRAVFGQVGIDMIAGPSEVLVYAEGEAADRADWLAMDLLSQAEHDRVAQAIFVTTSAEQLKNVEIEIEKALSELPKSDIARDALNNRGALILVKDRAEGLRVINQVAPEHLELSVDDPNALIDDIRHAGAIFMGRHTPEAIGDYCAGPNHVLPTSGTARFSSPLGVYDFQKKSSLIYCSQSGCKPLAKTADVLAQNEDLDAHARSARYRYQD; from the coding sequence ATGCGAAAGCTCAATTCCCAAGATGCCGATTTTGAGCAGCAATTAAGCCAGCTGCTTGCTTTTGAGACGGTCAATGACGCCGAGTTATTAAGCGTTGTTGATGACATCATCGCGCAAGTTCGCCACCACGGCGATGACAAAGTGCTTGAGCTGACGCAAAAATTTGATGAGCATCCTGCCAAAACCATCAGTGAGTTGGACATCGCAAAAGACAAGCTAAAGGCGGCGTTTGAGGGTTTAGATGGTGAGGTAAAAGCAGCATTAACCACGGCTACCGACCGCGTAAAACAGTTTCATGAAAAACAAGCTCAGTCGTCTTGGCAATACGAAGATGATTTGGGAAATATGTTAGGTCAAAAAGTCACCCCGCTTGACCGCGTGGGGATTTACGTTCCAGGTGGGTTGGCATCTTATCCATCATCTGTGTTGATGAACGCCATTCCGGCAAAGGTCGCCGGCGTCAAAGAAATTATCATGGTCGTCCCTGCGCCAAAAGGCGTTCTAAATCCATTGGTATTAGCTGCCGCGCACTTATCCGGCGTTGACCGCGTCATCACTATTGGTGGTGCTCAAGCCGTTGCCGCCTTGGCTTATGGGACCCAAACTATCCCGCAAGTTGACAAAATTACAGGTCCTGGTAACAAGTTTGTTGCCGCTGCCAAACGTGCGGTTTTTGGTCAAGTCGGCATTGATATGATCGCCGGACCCTCAGAAGTTCTCGTTTATGCTGAAGGCGAGGCGGCAGACCGCGCCGATTGGTTGGCGATGGATTTATTGTCCCAAGCTGAGCATGACCGCGTGGCACAAGCCATTTTTGTGACCACAAGCGCCGAGCAATTAAAAAATGTCGAAATCGAAATTGAAAAAGCGCTTAGTGAGTTGCCAAAATCAGACATCGCCCGCGACGCCCTGAACAATCGCGGCGCGCTTATTTTGGTCAAGGATCGCGCTGAGGGACTTCGAGTTATTAACCAAGTTGCCCCTGAGCACTTAGAACTGTCCGTTGATGACCCAAATGCCTTGATTGATGACATCCGCCACGCCGGCGCGATTTTTATGGGTCGCCATACGCCAGAGGCAATCGGCGACTACTGCGCCGGTCCCAATCATGTGTTGCCAACCTCAGGAACGGCGCGATTTTCCTCACCGCTTGGGGTTTATGATTTTCAAAAAAAATCATCGCTGATTTATTGTAGCCAATCAGGTTGTAAGCCGCTTGCAAAAACGGCGGACGTTTTGGCACAAAATGAAGACTTAGACGCTCACGCCAGATCAGCGCGTTATCGCTATCAAGATTAA
- the hisG gene encoding ATP phosphoribosyltransferase has product MTEPTLQPATINTADAQFNGLTLALSKGRILDETMPLLQAAGIELLEDPSASRKLIFPTTNPNVRVLILRASDVPTYVEHGAADFGVAGKDVLLEHGASHVYELLDLQIAQCKLMTAGIKDAPLPNRRLRVATKYVNVARAYFASQAQQVDVIKLYGSMELAPLVGLGDLIVDVVDTGNTLRANGLEPRDHICDISSRLIVNQVSFKRKFALLEPILDSFKASIADNSTKK; this is encoded by the coding sequence ATGACTGAGCCAACGCTGCAACCTGCCACGATTAATACCGCCGACGCACAATTTAATGGCTTGACGCTGGCGCTGTCCAAAGGTCGCATTTTAGATGAAACCATGCCGCTGTTACAGGCCGCTGGAATTGAGCTCTTAGAAGACCCGTCAGCCTCCCGAAAGCTGATTTTCCCGACTACCAATCCCAATGTTCGCGTGCTGATTTTGCGGGCAAGTGATGTTCCGACCTACGTTGAGCATGGGGCGGCGGACTTTGGCGTTGCCGGAAAAGATGTGCTGCTTGAGCATGGCGCAAGCCACGTTTACGAGCTGCTTGATTTACAAATTGCCCAGTGCAAATTGATGACCGCCGGCATTAAAGATGCGCCGCTTCCTAACCGCCGCCTTCGCGTTGCCACAAAGTATGTCAACGTTGCCCGAGCTTATTTTGCCAGTCAAGCTCAGCAGGTTGACGTCATTAAGCTTTACGGCTCAATGGAGCTTGCGCCACTTGTTGGACTTGGTGATTTGATTGTCGATGTCGTCGATACCGGCAACACCCTGCGCGCCAATGGTCTTGAGCCGCGCGACCATATTTGCGACATCTCCTCAAGGCTTATTGTCAATCAGGTCAGCTTTAAGCGCAAATTTGCCTTACTTGAGCCGATTTTAGACAGCTTTAAAGCCAGCATTGCAGATAACTCTACCAAAAAATGA
- the murA gene encoding UDP-N-acetylglucosamine 1-carboxyvinyltransferase: MDQFLITGSSRIAGEVTISGAKNAALPLLAAMILAKTPTTLHNVPSLQDVQTLIKLIAGMGVVIEKQGSVVTCDTKNINSFYAPYDLVKTMRASILVLGPLLARFGEAEVSLPGGCAIGSRPVDQHLKAFEAMGATIVVENGYVKAQAPKGGKLIGCNFSFDMVTVGGTENVIMAAALAKGTTVLGNCALEPEVVDLANMLVKMGARISGIGTATMTIEGVEELYGCEYSVVPDRIETGSYLAGALMTRGDVLAKNTKAELLIPVLEKFEAMGATITTGDDWIRAQMTGRPKPVDIRTQPHPGFPTDMQAQLMAVCCLADGTSTIIENIFENRYMHVPELKRLGAAIKIDGHTAVVSGVEQFTAAPVMATDLRASMSLVMAAAAADGESLIDRIYHIDRGYEDVENKLRALGVTIERINSKEV, encoded by the coding sequence ATGGATCAATTTTTAATCACCGGTAGCAGCCGCATTGCGGGAGAAGTTACTATTTCAGGCGCAAAAAATGCCGCGCTGCCGTTACTTGCTGCCATGATTTTGGCCAAAACGCCAACCACGCTGCACAATGTACCGTCATTGCAAGATGTTCAGACGCTGATTAAGCTCATCGCGGGCATGGGCGTGGTTATTGAAAAACAAGGCTCGGTGGTAACTTGCGATACCAAAAACATCAACAGCTTTTATGCGCCTTATGATTTGGTTAAAACCATGCGCGCGTCCATCTTGGTACTAGGACCGCTGCTTGCTCGCTTTGGCGAAGCTGAAGTGTCGCTGCCAGGTGGCTGCGCTATCGGCTCGCGACCGGTCGACCAGCATTTAAAAGCATTTGAGGCGATGGGCGCGACCATCGTTGTTGAAAATGGCTACGTCAAAGCGCAAGCGCCAAAAGGCGGCAAACTGATCGGCTGTAATTTTTCATTTGATATGGTCACCGTTGGTGGCACTGAAAACGTCATTATGGCGGCAGCCTTAGCAAAAGGCACGACCGTTCTTGGTAACTGCGCTTTGGAGCCTGAAGTGGTTGACTTGGCAAATATGCTGGTCAAAATGGGCGCGCGCATTAGCGGTATTGGCACGGCAACCATGACCATCGAAGGCGTTGAGGAGCTTTACGGCTGTGAATATTCAGTCGTTCCTGACCGCATCGAGACCGGCTCTTATTTGGCAGGCGCGCTCATGACGCGCGGCGATGTGCTCGCCAAAAATACCAAGGCAGAGCTTTTGATTCCTGTTCTTGAAAAGTTTGAAGCGATGGGCGCAACCATTACTACTGGCGACGATTGGATTCGCGCGCAAATGACAGGGCGACCAAAACCTGTTGATATCCGAACTCAGCCGCATCCAGGCTTTCCAACAGATATGCAAGCGCAATTGATGGCGGTTTGCTGTTTGGCAGATGGCACCAGCACCATCATTGAAAATATTTTTGAAAACCGCTATATGCACGTGCCAGAGCTCAAGCGTTTGGGCGCTGCTATCAAGATTGACGGTCACACTGCTGTGGTCAGCGGCGTTGAGCAGTTTACCGCAGCTCCAGTTATGGCAACCGATTTGCGCGCGTCCATGTCCCTTGTCATGGCAGCCGCTGCCGCAGACGGCGAGAGCTTAATTGACCGTATTTATCATATTGATCGCGGTTATGAAGACGTTGAAAACAAATTGCGAGCGCTTGGGGTGACTATTGAGCGCATCAATTCAAAAGAGGTTTAA
- a CDS encoding BolA family protein, which yields MNADDLIAFLQQHFPAAFIQAANQGNKFDVRVVDASFEGKRLVARQQAVYALVNDKIASGDIHALNIQALTPAEWEAQQNQ from the coding sequence ATGAACGCTGATGATTTGATTGCTTTTTTGCAGCAGCATTTTCCCGCCGCTTTTATCCAAGCCGCCAATCAAGGCAATAAATTCGACGTTCGCGTGGTTGACGCAAGCTTTGAGGGTAAGCGATTGGTTGCCCGTCAGCAAGCGGTCTATGCGCTCGTCAACGATAAAATTGCCAGTGGCGATATTCATGCGCTGAACATTCAAGCGCTGACACCTGCCGAGTGGGAAGCTCAGCAAAACCAATAA